A region from the Bradyrhizobium erythrophlei genome encodes:
- a CDS encoding alpha-1,4-glucan--maltose-1-phosphate maltosyltransferase, with the protein MNKTTQTVESAATGGAFHIEDIYPLIDGGRFPVKRIVGERVEVWADIYRDGHDVVAAALAWRRESDREWRREPMTAQDNDRWIGSFVPDAPGRYVYAIEAWTDEFATWRHGFELKQKAGADLTLDALEGAGMLTKAQSGGHAAAAIILRQCEDFLQSGEVAPLLTEELKDAMAASQLRPDLTRSPLYPFVADRPRARNGAWYEMVPRSQGKIPGQHGTFGDSIDRLPDIAAMGFDVIYLTPIHPIGHTNRKGRNNAVTAAEGDPGSPYAIGSAEGGHDAVHPELGTLQDFRDFVAACKQHDMEVALDFAVQCSPDHPWLKEHPQWFRRRPDGSMRYAENPPKKYEDIVNPDFSSPDAGALWDALRDVVRFWIDQGVRIFRVDNPHTKPFRFWEWLIHDIQLLHPDVIFLAEAFTRPKLMKGLAKLGFTQSYTYFTWRTQKWELEQYLIELTSYPERDYYRPNFFVNTPDILPYHLQGGESWMFKSRVALAATLSSSYGIYNGFELLEHEPIPGREEYLDSEKYEIKVRDWDRPDNIKPYIRDLNRARRENTALLQTSQLRFIPVDDGNVIAFVKESINQTNSVVVAIALSGDVHEFWLALGDIQVGMAGDRRHVGAVENIMTGERHPLDWGGIRLRIDPARDPALLFRCLA; encoded by the coding sequence GTGAACAAAACAACTCAAACTGTCGAGAGCGCCGCGACCGGCGGCGCTTTCCATATCGAGGATATTTATCCGCTGATCGACGGCGGCCGCTTTCCGGTGAAGCGGATCGTCGGTGAGCGGGTCGAGGTCTGGGCTGATATCTATCGCGACGGACACGATGTGGTTGCCGCGGCGCTGGCCTGGCGCCGCGAGAGCGATCGTGAATGGCGCCGCGAGCCGATGACTGCTCAAGACAACGACCGCTGGATCGGGTCGTTCGTGCCGGATGCGCCGGGCCGCTACGTCTATGCGATCGAGGCCTGGACCGACGAGTTCGCGACCTGGCGGCACGGCTTCGAGCTGAAGCAGAAGGCCGGCGCCGACCTGACGCTGGATGCGCTCGAGGGTGCGGGCATGCTGACCAAGGCGCAGTCCGGCGGCCACGCCGCGGCCGCCATCATCCTGCGGCAATGCGAGGATTTCCTGCAGAGCGGCGAGGTTGCGCCGCTTTTGACCGAAGAATTAAAGGACGCCATGGCAGCGAGCCAGTTGCGGCCCGATCTGACGCGATCGCCGCTTTATCCGTTTGTCGCGGACCGGCCGCGGGCACGTAATGGCGCCTGGTACGAGATGGTGCCGCGCAGCCAGGGGAAGATTCCCGGCCAGCACGGCACCTTCGGGGACAGCATCGACCGCCTGCCCGATATCGCCGCGATGGGTTTCGACGTGATCTATCTGACGCCGATCCATCCGATCGGCCACACCAACCGCAAGGGCCGCAACAATGCGGTGACCGCGGCCGAGGGCGATCCCGGCAGTCCCTACGCCATCGGCTCGGCCGAAGGCGGCCATGACGCCGTGCATCCGGAACTCGGCACGCTGCAGGACTTCCGCGACTTCGTCGCGGCCTGCAAACAGCACGACATGGAGGTCGCGCTCGACTTCGCCGTGCAATGCTCGCCCGACCATCCCTGGCTCAAGGAGCATCCGCAATGGTTCAGGCGACGGCCGGATGGCTCGATGCGCTACGCGGAAAATCCGCCCAAGAAATATGAGGACATCGTCAACCCGGATTTTTCCTCCCCTGATGCCGGCGCGCTGTGGGATGCGCTGCGCGACGTCGTGCGTTTCTGGATCGACCAGGGCGTGAGGATTTTCCGCGTCGACAATCCCCACACCAAGCCGTTCCGGTTCTGGGAATGGCTGATCCACGACATCCAGCTTCTGCACCCCGACGTGATCTTCCTCGCCGAAGCCTTCACCCGCCCCAAACTGATGAAGGGGCTCGCCAAGCTCGGCTTCACCCAGTCCTACACCTACTTCACCTGGCGCACCCAGAAATGGGAGCTCGAGCAATATCTGATCGAGCTGACGTCCTATCCGGAGCGCGACTACTATCGCCCGAATTTCTTCGTCAATACGCCCGACATCCTGCCCTATCATCTGCAGGGCGGCGAGAGCTGGATGTTCAAATCGCGGGTCGCGCTGGCCGCGACGCTGTCCTCGAGCTACGGCATCTACAACGGCTTCGAACTCCTGGAACACGAACCGATTCCGGGCCGCGAGGAATATCTCGATTCCGAAAAATACGAGATCAAGGTGCGGGACTGGGACAGGCCGGACAATATCAAACCCTATATTCGCGATCTCAACCGCGCCCGCCGCGAGAACACGGCGCTGCTGCAGACCAGCCAATTGCGCTTCATCCCCGTCGACGACGGCAATGTGATCGCCTTCGTCAAGGAATCGATCAACCAGACCAACAGCGTCGTGGTCGCGATCGCGCTGTCGGGCGACGTGCATGAATTCTGGCTTGCGCTCGGCGATATCCAGGTCGGCATGGCCGGCGACCGGCGCCACGTCGGCGCCGTCGAGAATATCATGACCGGCGAACGTCATCCCCTGGACTGGGGCGGCATTCGGCTGCGGATCGATCCGGCGCGCGACCCCGCGCTGCTGTTTCGCTGCCTCGCGTAG
- the treS gene encoding maltose alpha-D-glucosyltransferase, translating into MNVLSSIDETELPVTSLDNDELWYKDAIIYQLHVKAFADSNNDGIGDFAGLTEKLGYLQELGVTALWLLPFYPSPGRDDGYDIADYGAINPDFGTMKDFKRFIVEAKRRGLRVITELVVNHTSDQHDWFKRARRSDSKSSARNWYVWSDTDQKYLGTRIIFTDTEKSNWTWDPEAGQFYWHRFFSHQPDLNFDNPRVVGAITKVMKRWLDTGVDGFRLDAIPYLCERDGTNNENLPETHTIIRKLRAELDAYAKGKVLLAEANQWPEDVQEYFGKGDECQMAYHFPLMPRIYMAIAQEDRFPITDILRQTPDIPANCQWALFLRNHDELTLEMVTDVERDYLWSTYANDPRARINVGIRRRLAPLMDNDRRKIELMNSLLLSFPGTPIIYYGDEIGMGDNIYLGDRNGVRTPMQWTPDRNGGFSRADPARLYAPTIMDPVYGYEAVNVEAQSRSLSSLLSATKRLIAVRKSTLAFGRGTMTFIRPVNRSVLAYVRQYQDEVILCVANLSRSAQATELDLSAWKDRIPLEMLGRTLFPAIGELPYMITLAPYGFYWFQLKERDKSEHIAPSVVPEFETLVVPLGATWVSLARTRSVFERDVLPGFLARTRWYPERSPKAIQPVLTSAIPFCDIGDNRPWLAFFEATQRGVTQRYVLPMQIEWVRFDRERYNPRAFAAVRQGAREGTLLDVATDHIFIALLLRNLRENLTVEENDLRLEFRPTSRLSDNPIKPPEHVRAVETEQSNSTALVDSQYVVKVYRKLEAGINPEIEMGRFLTEVAGFANTPALLGSVELVEGNQKSAIAIVHAFVENQGDGWTVASAYLDRFVDEQRLLASSEHAVASEEQTPYLRYMSQTGRRVAEMHLALAGSDEFADFAPEPTNGEDVQRWIEDVIVRAERVFEALKQRRDAIKEADRPLVDRLLTQRDTLRDRLNALLPPGIDGLKIRHHGDFHLGQLLIVKDDIFIIDFEGEPRRPHDERRRKAPAARDVAGLIRSIDYSATAALERALKVAPDEQGKLGAALGEWRDRATMAFLAAYGDTMTNARLWPADPIAAEKLLNFFLLEKAFYEIEYELAYRPDWLRVPLTGAIRILSANTNEAA; encoded by the coding sequence ATGAACGTCTTGTCATCCATCGACGAAACCGAGCTGCCCGTCACCTCGCTCGACAACGACGAGCTCTGGTACAAGGATGCCATCATCTATCAGCTGCACGTCAAAGCCTTTGCCGACAGCAACAATGACGGCATCGGCGACTTCGCCGGGCTGACCGAGAAGCTCGGCTATCTGCAGGAGCTCGGCGTTACCGCGCTGTGGCTGTTGCCGTTCTATCCCTCGCCCGGCCGCGACGACGGCTACGACATCGCCGACTACGGCGCGATCAATCCCGATTTCGGCACCATGAAGGATTTCAAGCGCTTCATCGTCGAGGCCAAGCGGCGCGGCCTGCGGGTCATCACCGAACTCGTCGTCAATCACACCTCCGACCAGCACGACTGGTTCAAGCGCGCCCGCCGCAGCGATTCCAAATCGAGCGCGCGCAACTGGTACGTCTGGAGCGATACCGACCAGAAATATCTGGGCACCCGGATCATCTTCACCGACACCGAGAAGTCGAACTGGACCTGGGATCCGGAAGCCGGCCAGTTCTACTGGCACCGCTTCTTCTCGCACCAGCCGGACCTCAACTTCGACAATCCGCGCGTGGTCGGCGCGATCACGAAAGTCATGAAGCGCTGGCTCGATACCGGTGTCGACGGCTTCCGTCTCGACGCCATCCCCTATCTGTGTGAACGCGACGGCACCAACAACGAGAACCTGCCCGAGACCCATACCATCATCAGGAAGCTGCGCGCCGAGCTCGATGCCTACGCCAAGGGCAAGGTGCTGCTGGCGGAAGCCAATCAATGGCCGGAGGACGTGCAGGAATATTTCGGCAAGGGCGATGAATGCCAGATGGCCTATCATTTCCCGCTGATGCCGCGGATCTACATGGCGATCGCCCAGGAAGACCGCTTCCCGATCACCGATATCCTGCGCCAGACCCCGGATATCCCGGCCAATTGCCAGTGGGCGTTGTTCCTGCGCAACCACGACGAACTGACGCTGGAAATGGTCACCGACGTCGAACGCGATTATCTGTGGTCGACCTACGCCAACGATCCCCGCGCCCGCATCAATGTCGGCATTCGCCGGCGGCTCGCGCCCTTGATGGACAACGACCGGCGCAAGATCGAGCTGATGAATTCGCTGCTGCTGTCGTTTCCGGGCACGCCGATCATCTATTACGGCGACGAAATCGGCATGGGCGACAACATCTATCTCGGCGACCGCAACGGCGTGCGCACTCCGATGCAATGGACGCCGGACCGCAATGGCGGCTTCTCCCGCGCCGACCCGGCGCGGCTGTACGCGCCGACCATCATGGATCCGGTCTACGGCTACGAGGCGGTCAATGTCGAGGCGCAGTCGCGCAGCCTGTCGTCGCTGTTGAGCGCCACCAAGCGGCTGATTGCGGTGCGCAAATCGACCTTGGCGTTCGGCCGCGGCACCATGACGTTCATCCGCCCGGTCAATCGCTCGGTGCTGGCCTATGTCAGGCAATATCAGGACGAAGTGATCCTCTGCGTCGCCAATCTGTCGCGGTCGGCGCAGGCCACTGAACTCGATCTTTCCGCCTGGAAAGACCGGATCCCGCTGGAAATGCTCGGCCGCACGCTTTTCCCGGCGATCGGCGAATTGCCCTACATGATCACACTGGCGCCGTACGGCTTCTACTGGTTCCAGCTCAAGGAGCGCGACAAGTCCGAGCACATCGCTCCCTCGGTGGTTCCGGAATTCGAGACGCTGGTGGTGCCGTTGGGTGCGACCTGGGTATCGCTCGCCCGCACCCGCAGCGTGTTCGAGAGGGACGTGTTGCCCGGATTCCTGGCGCGAACCCGCTGGTATCCGGAGCGTTCGCCGAAGGCGATTCAACCGGTTCTGACCTCAGCCATTCCATTCTGCGATATCGGCGACAACCGGCCCTGGCTTGCCTTCTTCGAGGCGACCCAGCGCGGCGTGACCCAGCGTTACGTCTTGCCGATGCAGATCGAATGGGTGCGCTTCGACCGCGAGCGCTACAACCCGCGCGCCTTTGCCGCCGTGCGCCAGGGCGCGCGGGAAGGCACGCTGCTGGACGTCGCGACCGACCATATCTTCATCGCGCTGCTGCTGCGCAATCTGCGGGAAAACCTCACCGTCGAGGAAAACGACCTGCGCCTCGAATTCCGGCCGACCAGCCGGCTCTCCGACAACCCGATCAAACCGCCCGAACACGTCCGCGCGGTCGAGACCGAGCAGTCCAATTCGACCGCGCTGGTAGACAGCCAGTATGTCGTCAAGGTCTATCGCAAGCTCGAGGCCGGCATCAATCCGGAGATCGAGATGGGCCGCTTCCTGACCGAGGTGGCAGGCTTTGCCAATACGCCGGCGCTGCTCGGCAGCGTCGAGCTGGTCGAGGGCAACCAGAAAAGCGCCATCGCCATCGTTCATGCCTTTGTCGAGAACCAGGGCGACGGCTGGACCGTGGCCTCCGCCTATCTCGATCGTTTCGTCGACGAACAGCGTCTGCTTGCCTCGAGCGAACATGCAGTCGCGAGCGAGGAGCAGACGCCCTACCTGCGCTACATGTCGCAGACCGGAAGGCGCGTCGCGGAGATGCATCTCGCCCTGGCCGGCAGCGATGAATTTGCCGATTTTGCGCCCGAGCCGACGAACGGCGAGGACGTGCAGCGCTGGATCGAAGATGTGATCGTTCGCGCCGAGCGCGTCTTCGAGGCGCTCAAGCAGCGGCGCGACGCCATCAAGGAGGCCGATCGCCCGCTGGTCGATCGGCTGCTGACGCAGCGCGACACCCTGCGCGACCGCCTGAACGCCCTGCTTCCGCCCGGCATCGACGGCCTGAAGATCCGCCACCATGGCGACTTCCATCTCGGACAGTTGCTGATCGTCAAGGACGATATCTTCATCATCGATTTCGAGGGCGAGCCACGCCGGCCGCACGACGAGCGGCGCCGCAAGGCACCCGCGGCGCGCGATGTCGCCGGCCTGATCCGTTCGATCGATTATTCCGCCACGGCCGCACTGGAGCGCGCGCTGAAGGTCGCGCCCGACGAACAGGGCAAGCTTGGCGCGGCGCTCGGCGAATGGCGCGATCGTGCCACGATGGCGTTCCTCGCCGCCTATGGCGACACCATGACCAATGCACGGCTGTGGCCGGCCGATCCGATCGCCGCGGAGAAGCTGCTGAACTTCTTCCTGCTTGAAAAGGCCTTTTACGAGATCGAATACGAGCTGGCCTACCGGCCGGATTGGCTGCGCGTGCCGCTGACCGGCGCGATCCGAATCCTGTCTGCAAATACCAACGAGGCTGCATGA
- the glgB gene encoding 1,4-alpha-glucan branching protein GlgB, with the protein MTKLSAEAYAIVEGRHSDPFHYLGLHTEGDRTVVRAFLPEASRVEAIGEHGESAELARIHDAGLFAGAMPNGSKRYQLRARFGDTVVELDDPYRFPPILTDFDLYLLGEGTHQRLYDRLGAHPMTLEGVDGVAFVVFAPNARRVSVVGDFNYWNPRRHPMRVRGVGYWELFVPHATAGDHYKFDIIGPQGQHLPLKSDPMAFAAEMRPSTASIVFDETKLPHPQAAPERINALGSPMSIYEVHLGSWRRKGSNQWLTYRDLAEQLPRYARDLGFTHIEFLPINEHPFDGSWGYQPTGLYAPTSRFGTPSDFSALVDACHREGLGVLLDWVPGHFPDDPHGLGNFDGTALYEHANPLQGRHLDWGTLIYNYGRTEVVNFLVSNALFWLERYAIDGLRVDAVASMLYLDYSRPAGGWIPNKYGGRENLEAIDFLRRFNTEVYARFPQATTAAEESTAWPQVSRPVEYGGLGFGYKWNMGWMHDTLNYISKDPIYRKFQHGDILFGLHYAFSENFILPLSHDEVVHGKRSILGRMPGDDWQRFANLRAYYSFMFGHPGKKLMFMGCEFAQEREWSHDRSLDWHLLDQSKHAGVQSLIRDLNRLYRALPALHELDCDPAGFEWVVTDDANGNVFAWIRKGNEARARCLVVVNFSPNVYYNYRVRVPFAGKWHEVLNSDSSHYGGSNVGNVGEVHTLEGLVPALNLTIPPLAAIFLVPES; encoded by the coding sequence ATGACCAAACTGTCCGCCGAAGCCTATGCGATCGTAGAAGGCCGCCACTCCGATCCTTTTCACTATCTCGGCCTTCATACCGAAGGCGACAGGACCGTGGTACGCGCGTTCCTTCCCGAAGCGTCCAGGGTCGAGGCGATCGGCGAGCACGGCGAATCGGCCGAGCTTGCGCGCATTCACGATGCCGGCCTGTTCGCAGGCGCTATGCCGAACGGCTCCAAGCGCTACCAGTTGCGCGCCCGCTTCGGCGACACTGTGGTCGAACTCGACGACCCCTACCGCTTTCCGCCCATCCTGACGGACTTCGATCTCTATCTGCTCGGCGAAGGCACCCACCAGCGGCTCTACGACAGGCTTGGCGCGCACCCGATGACGCTCGAAGGCGTCGATGGCGTCGCCTTCGTGGTGTTCGCGCCGAATGCGCGGCGGGTCAGCGTGGTCGGCGATTTCAACTACTGGAATCCGCGCCGGCACCCGATGCGGGTGCGTGGCGTCGGCTATTGGGAGCTGTTCGTGCCCCATGCCACCGCGGGGGATCACTACAAGTTCGATATCATCGGTCCGCAGGGCCAGCATCTGCCGCTGAAGTCCGATCCGATGGCATTCGCCGCCGAAATGCGCCCGAGCACGGCTTCCATCGTATTCGACGAGACGAAGCTGCCGCATCCGCAGGCGGCGCCCGAGCGCATCAATGCGCTGGGTTCACCGATGTCGATCTACGAGGTGCATCTGGGTTCGTGGCGGCGCAAGGGCAGCAACCAGTGGCTGACCTACCGCGATCTCGCCGAGCAGCTGCCGCGTTACGCCCGGGATCTCGGCTTCACCCACATCGAATTCCTTCCGATCAATGAGCATCCTTTCGACGGCTCATGGGGCTATCAGCCGACCGGCCTGTACGCGCCGACCAGCCGGTTCGGCACGCCTTCGGACTTTTCGGCTCTGGTCGACGCCTGCCACCGCGAGGGCCTCGGCGTACTGCTGGACTGGGTGCCCGGGCATTTCCCCGACGACCCCCACGGCCTCGGTAATTTCGATGGCACCGCGCTGTACGAGCACGCCAACCCGCTGCAGGGTCGCCATCTCGATTGGGGCACGCTGATCTACAATTACGGCCGCACCGAAGTGGTGAATTTCCTGGTGTCGAACGCGCTGTTCTGGCTGGAGCGCTACGCCATCGACGGCCTGCGCGTCGATGCGGTCGCCTCCATGCTCTATCTCGACTACAGCCGCCCCGCCGGTGGCTGGATCCCGAACAAATATGGCGGCCGCGAAAATCTCGAAGCCATCGACTTCCTGCGTCGCTTCAACACCGAAGTATATGCTCGCTTTCCGCAGGCCACCACGGCAGCGGAAGAATCCACCGCCTGGCCGCAAGTGTCGCGCCCGGTCGAATATGGCGGCCTCGGCTTCGGCTACAAGTGGAATATGGGCTGGATGCACGACACGCTGAACTACATCAGCAAGGATCCGATCTACCGCAAATTCCAGCACGGCGACATCCTGTTCGGCCTGCACTACGCGTTCTCGGAGAATTTCATCCTGCCGCTGTCGCACGACGAGGTCGTCCACGGCAAGCGTTCGATCCTGGGACGGATGCCGGGTGACGACTGGCAGCGTTTTGCGAATTTGCGCGCCTATTACAGCTTCATGTTCGGCCATCCCGGCAAGAAGCTGATGTTCATGGGCTGCGAATTCGCGCAAGAGCGCGAATGGAGCCATGATCGCTCGCTGGACTGGCACCTGCTCGACCAGAGCAAGCACGCCGGTGTCCAATCCCTGATCCGCGACCTCAACCGGCTCTATCGCGCGCTGCCGGCGCTGCATGAACTCGATTGCGATCCAGCGGGCTTCGAATGGGTCGTCACCGACGACGCCAATGGCAATGTATTCGCCTGGATCCGCAAGGGAAACGAGGCGCGCGCGCGATGCCTCGTGGTCGTGAATTTTTCGCCAAATGTATATTATAATTATCGCGTCCGCGTGCCATTCGCCGGAAAGTGGCACGAGGTTCTCAATTCGGACTCCTCGCATTACGGCGGCAGCAATGTCGGGAACGTCGGCGAGGTCCATACGCTGGAGGGCCTGGTGCCCGCACTCAATCTCACCATACCGCCGCTGGCCGCGATTTTCCTCGTGCCGGAAAGCTGA